gatttctagatatttcaaatgctctagataacgtttaacggtgtggatcgtcgattcggaagctctatcatcgaaaacaacttatgagtacgagggcgatcgtactcataatagtatagtagccggactctatatacaaatacatatatatacatatatacatatatacaaatacatacatatatatatatatatatatatatatatatatatatatgcagaaaACTATATTTTTGTAGGCACAGTATATATGTAAGAAATAAATCTTTTGAAGggcaaatattaaaattcagaCTTTGCAGGGAtgaatatacatataattattttgtacatgTAAATACGTTGTCTGAGAAATCAAGATTTTCATTTGAATTATATTCATAAGATTTTCTTTACGGGAACAAGCAATTATTAAGTCAAAACTAAGTCCTACACTCCTACAAGGTCAATCAATCAATCTTACAACAAAAGAAACATATAATCATCAGAACCAAGGCAAGCTCCATTTACAGAAATCATACCCAAGCTGTGAAAGTGAACGATTTATATTTCCTGCTTCCCTCAAACGCTCTCCAGCTGCATCTGTAAGCTTTTGCCTCTCCGATCCAGCAAGATCAACCAAATTGATTCTGCTAATTCTTAAGCTGTTGAAACCATCTGCTGTGTTCTACAATAATTGCCAAAAAAAGAGAGATCCTTTTGATAGATTTTACTAAAAGGAAAACTACAGCCTATTTTGATTACATTATATGGCTTACAATGTGTTTAAATTATTCAACTAATCATTTATCTTACCACAAGCAATAGTAGACTATTACCTTGGATTGGCATTTGACTATGCAAGTAAAAACGCAATGTGAACGGGAACTCTCTACATTTACACTTGTTGCGCCTGTTCGTCTATTTGCCAATCCCTGCAATATCACCAAGACAGTGTAAATGAACCAAGTAAACAACAAAGAGAGCTATCTTCTTTTCATGATTTTCACTAGAACTAGTTTATTGCATGAAATTAGACAAATTTTAGCCATATTGAATTAAACTAGCCAAAACTAACTAAAGTTGATCAGCTCTATTCAGATTTCGTAAATACCAGGCAAACTCATATTTTAAGATGCACCATTTAATTGTTAGATTACGGGTTGAACTTAGTGACCAATTTTAACTCATAAACACGCACGACTAGCAGGAAGAGTGGGATGATAAACACTAGTAGCCGTAAGcaacataaaacaaaaaaagaaaattgtaacTTTTAATTATCCTTAAAGAGGGGATGCTCTCATCCACACCTTTATTAACAACTGAGTTACATCCTTCATGGTGCACACATTCTCCTCTGTCAAATTATCGACATAGACACCAACTTTAGTATCTTCCCTGATCTGAAAATGCATGAGCCAAATCAGTATACACGGAGAAAGAGCAGTACTTGAGCAGAAAACAAAGTAAAacaaattcaatatattttctAACCTGAAGGTTCCTTTGTGTTGGATCCAACAAGTCCGTTATTTGCTCATTATAAATCTGCAAGTCAAGCGACGATTTATAAACCAGAAAAAAcaggtaaataaaacaaatGCATGCATTATTCAAGTAGCATCGGTACACTTGCCTCCAGAAAAGAACAGCAGCAATGATAAATCAATTGCCTGTCTGAATGCTTAGCTTGCTCCTACGGTAAAAACATAAGTTAGAAAACATAAACCAAATCAATTTCCCATATGccacaaaaatataatttttacagcTACCCACTTCCGCGATCCGAGAAAACAGCAGCTCAAACACGCGGGGAGTTAATCCTCGCTCGCTGCTTAATGAGCTGCCTTCGGACAAAGCACTCGGCGGTCCCCACATCGTATAAGTTTTCCCGCTGCCGGTcttttcaggaaaaaaaatataaatcaagatAAGTTCCAGGTTCGCGGTTATCAAATTAAGATGTGAAAATTTTCAACAAGATGTTAAGTTACTGAAGCTGAAACAACCTGCCCATATGCAAAGATAGAACTGTTGAACCCAGCAAGGCAATTCTCTACTAACGGAATCCCGACAAGCTGGAATAAAGCCTCCTGATACACGATTCAAGGAGCGAATGCTAAAGCATCAGAATTTAGGTAAATGGGGAGCTTTAACTTGGAATTAATGAAATGAGAACTCGCCTGCGTGGATCCGACATCAGCGACTGAATCGAAAGTAAAGGTGTGATCAAGAATCGAGACGGAGTTCGGCGAGGTCTTCTGCACAATGAGGtcgctttcttcttcttctccgttCGGAGGCCTAATCCGAACAATAACCTGAAACCCCAACAAAGATCTCAAACGCAAGCGAAGTGTCTACAAGAATAGATCTTTAGCACCTAATCGGGTCAAATCcacaacaaaagaacaaaaccAAACCTGGACACCAGATTCTGAAGCCGATGCGGGAGGAGCACCATTCTCCGGTAGGGTTTCCAAGCTCAGCTTCCTCTTGAGAGGGTTCGAAGACCCctgcggcggccgcggcgggaGCGGGCTCCGGTTCTTCGGCGCGAGAGGCTTCGCGCCACCCGACGACGGCGACCGGAACGGCGACGACTCCGGCGGCGGCACCGCTGCCGCCGCGGGGCTGGGATCGACGTTCTCCTTCGGGACCCGCGGCGGGCGCTGCTTCTGGGAGGAAGGGGTTAGGGTTTCCGCAGCCCTCCCGCTCCTCGAGTGGAAGAGGGCCTTCATCGAGATCTCTaatggaggagagagagagagatcgaaaccctaagagagagagagagagagagagagagagagagagacgttgaGAGCGTGGGGAGGAGGGCGAAAGGGGGAAGCGATTTGAAATTAGGGAAGGGTAGAATCGTcatttgaatttatttatttatgattttacggGATTTGAAAATGCTACAGTACGATCACTATGCGTGAGAATAAAGAAAGTTACCGGATGAGCGGATTAATCTGGACCGTTGGATACGATTTCAAGGGCAGATTCGGAGTGTGTGATGGATGGGCGCGGTGCGGAGACTCCTCGCTCACCGTTGACTAGTATAGGCCTGAAGATGGACCGGACCGAACCGAACCAGACCGGACCGGGCCAGGTTTGGCCCAATTTGGCCCAGTTTGGGCCCAATCATGCTTCGTGTGCGATCtgcgtgaaaaaaaaaacaaaaaaataaagggataattacctatatacccctcaaaaaatatctcatttatgcttttttttttccaatatactTCTCACATGTTCCttcgttatttcaaaataccccTGCAGTTATCATCCGTTAAATTAATATaggttaaatgtgagttaaatatctattaaaattaaaaaaaaattaaaatgcctctTTTGTCCTtagcttaaaaataaataagaaatattaatgatagtagaaaagtatatttaaaaagataaaaaattaaaataatttttgtactcCTAATTTaaaaagcaaataagaaaagtcgataataataatttttatatataaaaaatttaatattaaccttttaaaaaaataaattacaaaatcaaaaaattttcaaagataCGTAAGTAATTGCCTCATAAATAAAAGTTGGAACAGCCACTAACGCGAGGTTACCATTCATATTGCTTGGAGATTCGCACAATATTGTTGGTAATGCTCAACTCGAGTAAGCTCCATTTGTCCTTTGAAATTCGTGTCGTTGATGTGATTGGTTGATGTGATTGATGAAGAATTGAATGACCTCACATCAGATGGTttccaacaaatttttttagacATACCAGTAGAGATGTCAATCGGTCGGATTCagagtaaatttttaaaaatctaaacccgaatccgactTCAAATTcgagacccgaatccgaacgcgaccaaaaattcgaaacccgaccaaaaattcgaaacccgaacctgaacctaAAAATTTAAACCCGAAATAATTNttttaaaatacaaatacaaatataacatcaaatatatatatatatatatatatatatatatatataatacaaaataaattcgggttcggatcggattcggatcggattcgggttcgagttcgggtcgggtacagtcaaaattcatatccgaatctatatccgtcgggtttctatttttgatatccatatccatttagtatagaatatatccgttttattcgggttcggattcggataaaatttcgggtatctatacccattgacatccctacatACTGTAATAATAGTAGTATTGTTCTTACATATGGAGCTCATCCTTTATAAGGGATGCAAATTGATCTCGGTTGGTAGAGTTTCTGTTCTGATTCGCTTTGAATGaagcgataaataaaaataaaaaatataaaaatatataatttgctcTGATCCATCTCGATCCACCAAATAAATAGAACGGGAGGTGGGAGATCCATTTCTTTCTTTAATCCGCCAAAAATCCACCCATCCCCCGATCCATCCTGAATGGGACGGTAAGTGagagctaaaaataaaataaaaaataactcgtTCTGAATTCATCTCGTCCCGACTAAAAATAGAGTGGGAGGTGAGGAAACTTTCCTGTCTCTGGATCCGCCCCGTTTACATCCCTATCCTTTATTTGGCGTTCAAAATAAATTTccacaattgaaaatataactaatatatcctttaaaaagttttttgaaGACCGTTAATGTGTTAATAATTTCAACAtaatatcataaataaatagatCTTTATTTATATTCTGAGTTGCTATTGATACTTTGATGTTTGCATAAGGGTAcaaagcaaggttttaagtgcccatcggcacgggccgtatccactgtaccgtaccgtgccaataagataccAGCACGATACaaaccccgtgccgatggcacagctcaaaaccttctattctttaaattagtaagtaatttttttaataaagttcaaaagatgtgataaaaagacataataaatagttaaaatattttgttgctaaggaaaataaatatttcatgctattatgtgtcggcacacaagaatttttttgaccggcacggcTCCACACGtatcgtgccgtaccgtgccggcaagattccggcacgatcccgtgccacggcacttaaatctttgGTACAAAGCGGTTTTTGGTATTAAATGCCTACTTCCGTTGTTAGGTTCATAGTAATGTCATTTTCtattgaaaatcaaaattttcaaaataaacttCCGCCCAAACCAGGTCGAAATCAATTATGGGGACAAaagttagtaaaaaaaaaaaactaacactTCTCTTGCACCTTCAATTATTAC
This DNA window, taken from Ananas comosus cultivar F153 unplaced genomic scaffold, ASM154086v1, whole genome shotgun sequence, encodes the following:
- the LOC109705188 gene encoding kinesin-like protein KIN-12B gives rise to the protein MKALFHSRSGRAAETLTPSSQKQRPPRVPKENVDPSPAAAAVPPPESSPFRSPSSGGAKPLAPKNRSPLPPRPPQGSSNPLKRKLSLETLPENGAPPASASESGVQVIVRIRPPNGEEEESDLIVQKTSPNSVSILDHTFTFDSVADVGSTQEALFQLVGIPLVENCLAGFNSSIFAYGQTGSGKTYTMWGPPSALSEGSSLSSERGLTPRVFELLFSRIAEEQAKHSDRQLIYHCCCSFLEIYNEQITDLLDPTQRNLQIREDTKVGVYVDNLTEENVCTMKDVTQLLIKGLANRRTGATSVNVESSRSHCVFTCIVKCQSKNTADGFNSLRISRINLVDLAGSERQKLTDAAGERLREAGNINRSLSQLGNLINILAEVSQSGKHRHIPYRDSKLTFLLQESLGGNAKLAMICAISPSQSCKSESFSTLRFAQRAKAIKNKAVVNEITQDDVNVLREQIRQLKDELLRMKSNGAVAAENGSYSTGWNARRSLNLLRMSLCRATGLPPNKDDSDEEMEIDENDVEKPFLQLSVQPSCSEEEVPSKSENLGEGKSSPTCKGAVGDSELEGTTEALRRSAQNEHELTDEEKVPEVGLFLEGKGCEFQDMVLGGDCTHDMVADLCTESSHSSSSITAPSSNL